CGCTTCGTCACGCGCTGCGCGTCGGTGACGACGGTCGCGCAGGGCATCGCGGACGAGTACGAGCGGCGTTTCGGGTTCCGCGCGGGTGTCGTGACGAACGCGTCGCCGTACCAGGACCTCGCGCCCGGGCCGGTGGGCTCGCCCGTGCGGCTGGTCCATTCCGGGGTCGCGCTGCGCAACCGCAGCCTCGAGATCTTGGTCGACGCCGTCGCTGCCTCGACCGCCGACGTCACCCTCGACCTGTTCCTCGTCCCGAACGACCCCGGCTACCTCGCGGAGCTGCGCGAGCGCGCGGCGGGCGAGCCGCGCGTGCGGATCCACGACCCGCTGCCGTACGCCGAGCTCGTGCGGACGCTCAACGGGTTCGACGTCGGGCTGCACCTGCTGCCGCCCGTGAGCTTCAACAACGCGAACGCGCTGCCCAACAAGATCTTCGACTACGTCCAAGCGCGCCTCGGCGTGGTCGTGGGTCCGAGCCCGGAGATGGCGCGCGTCGTGCGCGCGCACGGCGTCGGTGCGGTGACCGCGGACTTCACACCCGCCGCGCTGACCGCGGTGCTCGACACCCTGACCGCCGAGCAGGTCGAGGGCTGGAAGGCCGCGTCGCACGCGAGCGCGCGCGAGCTGTCCTCGGAGAGCCAGGTCGAGATCTGGCGCGAAGCGATCGAGGCGCTGCGCCCGTAGCGCCCTCGTCTGCGCGCCGCGCGAGGGCTAGGTTGCGCGCGATCACCACAGGTTTCGCCGAGGATCATGCCTCAGTCGGCGTCGAGCGCCTGGGCGACCGCCTTCTCGACCGCCGTCGCGTCGACTGGTGCGCCCCAGGCTCCGTAGAGACGTTCGGACGTGTTGCCACCTCCGGTCGAGACCATGACCTCGGTCGCGCCCGGGACGTCCATGTAGAGGCTGACGTCGGCTGGCATGCCTGCGACGAGCTCGACGGGCTTCGCGGACGCGACGCGCCACAGCGAGCGCTTGGTGCCGTCGAGCACCGTGACCTCCTCGCGTCCTTCGACGAGCCACGTGTCGGAGAGTCGCACGAGCGCTGCCTGGAAGTCGGGCTGCACCTGAGGCCGCAGCGCTTCGACGTGGCTGGACGCCAGCTGTTCGTCGGGCGAGCCGCCTGCGTCCGCGCGCACCCAGCGGCCGTCGTCCTCGCTCGCGCCGCCGTCGGGGGTGACGACGACGCGGTCGCCACCGTCGCGGCCCGTCAGGAGGGCGTACGTCCCGTCGTCCGCGTGGAGCCACTGCGTCTCGACGCCCGGGTCGTCCGGTGTGAGCCGCACGAGGCTGCTGCCGGTGCGCGCCGTGCGCTCGAAGTCCTGGAGGCAGCGGCCCAGGTCGTCCCCGGTGATGCGGGAACCTTCGACGAGCTCGATCGCCGCGCACGACGCAGGGAGGGCCGGGGCGGCGGGGGCCGCAGGCTCGCTCGGTGTCGCGGGCTCGGTGGAGCCTCCGGGGCCGCCAGCGGACGGTGTCGTGCTGGTCGCCGCTGCGGGCGGATTCTCGGATCCGCCGGCGGCGCAGCCGCTGGCAGTCGCGAGCGCGACGCCGAGGAGCAGCAGACCGCGCCCGAGCGCGGTCTTGGTGGGTCGAGAAGGCGCGTGCACGGGAGTCTCCTGGCGTCGGGTCGGCGGGCTGCCCGACCTCGGAGCGGCCGGTGTCCCCACGGTATGGAGGTTTCGTCCGTCGCGTGCCCGCACGGACCAAGAAGACGCCGCTCGGCTGTCAGAGCGGATGCACCACTAAGTCGCGCGTACGGTCTGACTACCGGGTCGCGAGCGCTCGGAGCGCGTCGCCGAGCACGTCGAGGCCGTGGTGCAGGTCGCCGGTGCGGATGGTGAGCGGGGGAGCGAGGCGGATTGTCGCGCCGTGGGTCTCCTTGGCGAGCACACCGCGACGGGCCATCTCCTCGCAGAGCGCGCGCCCACCGTTGGGCCCGTGCGTGCCGTGCACGTCGAGGCCCGCCCACAGCCCGACCGAACGCACGCCGTCGAGCAGGCCCTCGTCGACGAGCGCGTCGAGACGCTCGCGCATCTGCCCGCCCAGCACCGTCGCGCGCTCCTGGAGGTCGCCCGGGCTCAACAGCTCCGCGACTGCTATAGCGACGGCGCACGCGAGCGGGTTCCCGCCGAACGTCGACCCGTGCGTCCCGGGTGTGAGCACAGCGAGCACCTCCTCACGGCCGACGACCGCACTCACCGGCACGATCCCGCCGCCGAGCGCCTTGCCGAGCGTCGTCAGGTCCGCGCGCACGCCCGCGAGGTCCTGGGCGAGCGTGGTCCCCGTCCGTCCCAGCCCGGACTGCACCTCGTCGAGCACGAGCAGCACGCCCGCGTCGTCACACGACGCGCGCAGACGGGGCAGGTAGTCGTCTGGCGGCACGATCACGCCCGACTCGCCCTGCACAGGCTCGACGAGCACCGCGACCGTCGTGTCGTCGATCGCGTCCGCGACCGCGTCGGCGTCGCCGTACGGCACGACGACGAAGCCCGGCGTGTACGGACCGAAGCCGTCGCGCGCGTCCGGGGCCGTCGAGAACGACACGATCGTCGTGGTCCGGCCGTGGAACGCGCCGTCGGCGACGATGATCGTCGCCCGCTCGGGCGCGACGCCGCGCACCTCGTAGCCCCACTTCCGTGCCGCCTTGATCGCCGTCTCGACCGCCTCCGCGCCCGTGTTCATCGGCAGGAGCATCTCGGTGCCCGTGAGCGACGTGACGGCCTCGGCGAACGGCTCGAGCAGGTCGTGGTCGAACGCCCGCGACGTCAGCGTGATCCGGTCGAGCTGCGCGTGCGCCGCCTCGACGAGCGCCGGGTGCCGGTGCCCGAAGTTCAGCGCGGAGTAGCCAGCGAGCAGGTCGAGATAGCGACGTCCCGCGACGTCCGTGACCCAGCTGCCCTCGCCGCTCGTGAGCGTGACGGGCAGCGGAGCGTAGTTGCGTGCGAGCGCGGACACGTCAGCCTCCTCACCGAGGCGCGCCGTCGCGCCCCGTGCCTCGACTCTAGGGCTGACCATGTCTCGCCAGCCACCATGCCCGTGTACGGCGACATCGGTCCCATGTCGCCGTACGTAGACACTGGGCTCATGTCGCCATACGATGACATCATGTCCGATCCGACCTACCTGAACGCTCGCTCCGTCACTCGTCTCGGCACCGCCGTGACGGGCCTTCGCAAACGCCGCGGATACACGCAGGCCGAGCTGGCGCGCAGGGCTGACGTCTCGCGCCAGTGGCTCGTCGCACTCGAGAACGGCCGGACCGAGGGGCTCGAGGTCGGACGCCTGATGCGCCTGCTGGAGACCCTCGACGCGAGCCTCGTCATCCGGGACGAGGGAACGCTGTGACAGCCCCGAGCCGCCTCGCCGTCACGCTCGCCGGCGAGCACGTCGCCGACGTCGAACGGATCCGCGGACGTCTTCGCCTCACCTACACGGACGCTGGCACCCGACCAGGCACCACACCGCTGTCGCTCTCCTTGCCCCGCGAGCGAGGCGCCTTCACCGGCGACGTGGTCGAGACGTACCTCAGAGGACTGCTCCCCGAGAGTCCCGCCGCGATCGAGGCCCTGCGAGCGACGTACGGCGTCGACCCGAACGACCCCCTCGATGCCCTCGGCGCGATCGGTCGCGACTGCGCCGGAGCTGTGCAGTTCTGCGACGCCGACACGCTGGACGGCCCCCGCGCGGATGGCGATCTGCTCCCGGCCACAAGCTCCGACATCGAGGGGCGGCTCGCCTCGATGCGTTCGGGCAACGACTCGTCGTGGACCATGCCCGGCGAGCACTGGTCGCTCGGCGGCATGCAGGACAAGCTCGCGCTGCGACACGAGGACGGTCGATGGTTCTGGGCACACGGGGACGAGCCGACGACCCACATCGTCAAGCCGGGCGTCCGTGGCGCGAAGTCCCAGGCCCTGGTCGAGCACGTCACGATGCGCGCGGCCGCGATGCTCGGGTGCGACGTCGCGACGACCGCCTTCACCGACTTCGCGTCGGAGCGGGCCATCGTCATCGAGCGCTTCGACCGAGCCCGCGGCGCCGACGGGCGCCTCGTGCGCACGCACGCGGAGGACGTCTGCCAGGC
This genomic window from Flavimobilis soli contains:
- a CDS encoding helix-turn-helix transcriptional regulator produces the protein MSDPTYLNARSVTRLGTAVTGLRKRRGYTQAELARRADVSRQWLVALENGRTEGLEVGRLMRLLETLDASLVIRDEGTL
- the rocD gene encoding ornithine--oxo-acid transaminase produces the protein MVSPRVEARGATARLGEEADVSALARNYAPLPVTLTSGEGSWVTDVAGRRYLDLLAGYSALNFGHRHPALVEAAHAQLDRITLTSRAFDHDLLEPFAEAVTSLTGTEMLLPMNTGAEAVETAIKAARKWGYEVRGVAPERATIIVADGAFHGRTTTIVSFSTAPDARDGFGPYTPGFVVVPYGDADAVADAIDDTTVAVLVEPVQGESGVIVPPDDYLPRLRASCDDAGVLLVLDEVQSGLGRTGTTLAQDLAGVRADLTTLGKALGGGIVPVSAVVGREEVLAVLTPGTHGSTFGGNPLACAVAIAVAELLSPGDLQERATVLGGQMRERLDALVDEGLLDGVRSVGLWAGLDVHGTHGPNGGRALCEEMARRGVLAKETHGATIRLAPPLTIRTGDLHHGLDVLGDALRALATR
- a CDS encoding HipA domain-containing protein, whose translation is MTAPSRLAVTLAGEHVADVERIRGRLRLTYTDAGTRPGTTPLSLSLPRERGAFTGDVVETYLRGLLPESPAAIEALRATYGVDPNDPLDALGAIGRDCAGAVQFCDADTLDGPRADGDLLPATSSDIEGRLASMRSGNDSSWTMPGEHWSLGGMQDKLALRHEDGRWFWAHGDEPTTHIVKPGVRGAKSQALVEHVTMRAAAMLGCDVATTAFTDFASERAIVIERFDRARGADGRLVRTHAEDVCQALGVREKYEELGGPAAAAVARFLRDAAETAREARANVASFVDAVVLNTVVAAPDAHARNYSVLLDGDSVRLAPLYDVATALAYAPHQGDARPVAMSVGGCADAARIGREHWMRFSDDVGVAAETVLDRVAEVRELAPRAFVAALDEIEDDWDGQVADVRPRLKAGLDGLPDRG
- a CDS encoding glycosyltransferase; amino-acid sequence: MTVRPTLLILSFSPIASDARVLKQVRMLAQDHDVTTCGYGPAVVLDDGRVVEHLRVDDENEHWRKAPVPLLARQYRRVYWGNAAVAQARDLLAGRTFDIVLADDVDAVPLALSTEPRWGVHADLHEYAPKQNTELRRWRWFVAPYMRWLCRRFVTRCASVTTVAQGIADEYERRFGFRAGVVTNASPYQDLAPGPVGSPVRLVHSGVALRNRSLEILVDAVAASTADVTLDLFLVPNDPGYLAELRERAAGEPRVRIHDPLPYAELVRTLNGFDVGLHLLPPVSFNNANALPNKIFDYVQARLGVVVGPSPEMARVVRAHGVGAVTADFTPAALTAVLDTLTAEQVEGWKAASHASARELSSESQVEIWREAIEALRP